The DNA sequence ACATAATAAACTTCTAACATCTTTTCAATGTTTTCAGACTTTGATTTAAATGTGACTTCTCCAACCCCTTCTATTTTATAAGCTTTAGCATCACCAATTGTTACTTCACCAAGATCTATCAGTTTGAGAGTGGAGAAAAGATTCTTGTTACTTGTCATATGCTTGCTAGTTCGACTGCATGTCAAGGTACCACACCTCCTCCATGCAGTTTCCATGGCATGCTGCCACTAATAAAGTGTCTTGCTCGTAGTTTCCAATGTTGCTTTCATGCATAAAACTTCGACTTGCTTGCCATCTCCTTGCTTGGACCAGTAATTTCGCTTGACATGACCCAGTTTGTTATAATAAAAGCCTTCAGAACGTCCTCTTCCTTGATAGTAGCCATGGCCTCTTCCTCTACTTGGAAATGTGGTGTCTGCATTCCTATCACCTTCATACTGATACTTGCTAAGCCTCTTCCAATTCCTTGAAAATTAAAACTCTTCCACGAGAATTAAAGCCTCATCATCTTCCTCTTGCTCAACCATCTCTTCCATTCCAATGTGGAGATCTGTGACCATGATTCTACTTTGACAACATGAAAAACCAAAAGCTCTGTCCTTCCATCCCTTGGATAGATAGAAGGGAGGGCAGAGGCCTTTGGTGTCCAAGCAAGAATTTTGGCCTCACAATCACTAGCCAATATGCTTTTCTCGTAGATATGACTTGAGACTTGAGTGCTTGATCTGGTTGAGAAAATGCAGGTTTCCTCTTATTAATCTTAAACTCGTGAGCTTCCaatcttccttcatccaaaGTGAGAGTAGACAAATCTATTGATTCTTCAATAGCAGCTTCAACATAATCAAACTTTGGTGTTAGGCTTCGAAGAACTTTTTCAACCACCCTTGCATCTTGTAAAATCTCCCCATTTGATGCCATTTTATTAACCACAGAGTTGACTCTTGAAAAGTACTCCCTGATGCTTTCAATCTCCTTCATCTCTAACTTTTTGAACTCCGATCTTAGAGTCTGAAGACCAACACCATTTTCACATTTTCTTTGCCTTTGTAGGCTGCATGAATGATGTCCCACGCTTCCTTGGAAGTCTCAACTTTGAGCAATTCTTTCATACACAGACATATCAATTGTCTGGTAGATATAGATGAGTGCCTTGGTATCCTTCTTTCGATTCTCCTTCAAATCATTCCTCTGTTGTTGTGTTAATGCACCTTCATTTTTCGGTTCGATAACCATCTTCGACAACGTTCCATATATCCAAGGATTTTAACAACACCATGACATTCTTGCTCCAATAATCATACTTTTCACCATTGAAACGATGAATGAGTGAAAGCATATTGGGGTTGGAGTATTTTCATTCTCCATGGGATCACAACAAGCTTCtactgctctgataccataatgTAGAAGGAAGAGAACAGGGCAAGTTTTTTCTGGGAGAATTCTTATTCAAACTTCTTCTCTCTTAATTCAAATAGCATGATTACAATAAACTTATATAAGCATCAAGAGCCTGACTTTAACATTTCTAATCCATTTTATTGGGTCGGGTTACACGGTATTGTAATGATTTATGTTGAAtaaatttagtttttttattttttatttttaaaaggggtttggaacccaacttagctgggaggctcagcgcgacgcccggttccatttattatatgaatagtaaaattttgcaatcggggggggggggggacataaaacctgaaccctgTGCTACATCAGAATAATTACAAAAATCCTCATAGAGTACATCCtaaataatagcaggagtcGCATCTAACCATACCTCATCAAATAAACCAACACTAGCAAGGTGTGCTAAGCGATAtgctacaccatttgcttctcTATATATGTGTCGAACCCGGATAGACTGAAAAGCCGACATATAAGCTTCTCTATAAATTTGGTTCATTTATTGATTTGATTAAATATGTTCGTTTTACCTTATTGAATTTCAATCCGGCTGAAAATTTATAACTGCAAAATGCACCTACGAATCGAGGGCAATTGTTGATTTGCCAACAAAATTGGTGATACCCAATCCACTATTCATCCAAAAATTAGCAATTGCCTGTATTGTGGATATAGGACTAGAGGCAATTGCTAAAGCAATAAAGGTGATGTAAGCTTATAAAAGGCAATAGAAGATTGGTATAATTAGCAGTCAATCGATTAGTTCATTATAATTTGTAAGCTGAGATCAGTCAATCGATTAGTTCATTATAATTTGTAAGCTGAGATCACTTAATGGCAGACAATCGATCAGTCCACTATTCATCCAATAATTAGCAGTCAATTGATCAGTCCACTATAGTTTTTTTAGGCAGACAAATTATACCAATCCACTTTCATCCAATAAAAGACAATTTGACTGCTAATCcactattcacacttcaaatttgaataatttattaattcaaaatagtgttaaacttataatttgattgattaattaattaattaattaataataagcATGAATTTTCTCCCGTAACTTTAAGGAAGTTATATGTTTGTCAGTGGTCGGGCACAAGGTCGTACACGCCCATGAATCGCACAATTGAATTTGCTCATCAATCAAACCCGAATCTCTCATTTGTTAGATGATGattgaaaaataaattgatggaggaagaagatggagaggtaaaaattttaaaaattttggtGTTAGAAATTAAGGAGAGAGAATgagtatttatagaatttttggAAATAAATTTAAGATTTCTTTTAACCTTCTCAATTAATTTTAGGGTGAaaaatataaggaaaaaaaattatttttgccAAATCCAACTGCTGAAATTAAATGCAATTAATGGTTGTCAACACAAAATTTGCCCGTTGGAGCAAGCTCAAATATATGCAGAACCCACAATTGGATGGGCAAGAATCAGGCTGTGTTTGGGGAGCTTTTCAGCTCCTGTGCTTATAAGCCCAGTTCAAAATGGTGTTTGGTAACTGAGCTGCCTGGCAGCTTTTTTCAGAAGCTGCTGTGGCTTCCTTAGATAAGCAGAAGCTGAAGAATGCAGCTTCCAGAAGCCAGAAGCCACCGAAATACTGTAGCGGTAGTTACTGTAGATTAATGAAACCTCCAAAATGCCGAAAATTGCCCTTCCAAGCTGAAACAATTTCAGCTCAACCATTTTCGTCACTGTTCCACATCTCTCTCCCTCATCACACCCGCAGCATCACAGCTCCCCTGCTCCCCCATCTCTCTCCCTCATCACAGTTCAACAAATCTATCAAGGGTACCCAGAAGTACAGAACCTCAATTTTACCTTCTGGGGTAGAATTTGCAGATGAAACCACGATGACGAAGAACACAATTGTCGGAGATAGCCTAGTCGACGCCGAGTTGATCAACTCCGTCCTACAAGCTCGACCGGTAATGGAGTTCGACTTTTGCAACCCAGCAGGTTCGTGGCTTTCTACTCCAGTTGTGGCCAGCTTCCTCCTACTGATGCAACCAAGCCAAAATGAAGCCGGGAAGAGCTCGGAAAGCTGCCGGCGACGAGGAACCGCCACGGAGGAAGAAGCAACCCAGAAACAAATTTGTCAAAACTTGATTAAATCTGAAAACTAATCATACTGGGGTGTTGAGCATGACGAGGAGGTGGGTTACCATACCAAATTCAGCTTAATCGGTCGCCAGAAGTTGCAGTGGTGGCCGGAGAAAGTTCGGGGCTTCTCGTTGTTGATTCTCCGTCTCCGTTCAATGCATGGACGATCTAAGGACAGTGGGCTGCTGGCGACGATGAGACGAAGACGGTGGTGTATGAGCGCCAGCCGGGTCGCGGTGCGTCTCGGGCCAGAGAACTCtggttctctccctctcttgATCCTTCTGGTGTTCCCACTGATCAAGGCTCATATATATAGATTGGTGCAATTAACAATGGACGACCCTGATCAAGCGGTGGAGGAAATGGATGGCCAGGATTGCTCTAAtgaaatttatacaaataattaatgcaaaataatctctaatgtccaatttggtcattccacaaataaaaagcacaagccagtttagtttaccaaacactttgtcaTTTCTTTTGCCACTGACAGCACTtctaaaaagccagtttaccaaacactcagcagctttgcttttcagccacttattctcagaaataagcagaagccagaTTTTTCTCAAAGAACAgtcataccaaacatagcctcaGTCACATGGGCTGATGGTCTCTAGAAGGGGCCCCATTAATCAGTCAGGAGATAAATTGCCGCTGCATGGCCAAaactccatcttctctctgatTGGTTGTGTAATAAGTACCTTAGCTCTAAGTGATCCATTCATGGAAATCTAAACCCTGAACAATCGGAATGTTGACATGTTACCGAAAAGTGAGTACCATACTAATCtctcaaaataaaatgaaaattaaaaaaatatttctctATCCAAGAAATACCTCTTACCTTTGTATACTAATCACACACCAAGCATATTACTCTATATATTTGCCTCTTCCCTAATGGATAAACATACGTCTCCTTACGTAAACATGAATGTAGATGGAGTGGTTCAATGGGGTGATGGGTTTCAGGGTTTGGGTGTTGTTATATATATGGAGTTGGGACTTGGGATGTTGTGCGGCAGCTGATGAGGTCCTATGTGGGAATGTATACGACAGGCTATGGGCATGTGGCCGGGCATGCACAATGCCGCCTAGAAAATAATTACGGGCGGCTACTTAACGGGGGCGGGGAGGCAGTCGTGGTTGACGGTTCGGGGATCCTGAATTGACAATTCTCAGGTCAAACGGCGCCATACGATTCCAATTCAACCAAGGAACCGCAGGTGGACTATACGATGACTCCGATGGTCTCACATTCGCTTATCATGGCCACGCAAGCAATCACACATTCAATCTGTGACATCACTACAAGATTATTAAGCAATATAGGACGGATTGCACCGTGTCTAAAGCGATAGAGGTGATGTCACTCTGCCTAACCAAACAAAGAAGAGTCCGAATTCTAGCTAAAGTTTCCAACTTTCCATTATAGCTTTGTCAGACACCACACCACAATAATGCCAATACTTTGTTGTGAAACCCACTTGCCCAATCTCTGGAAACTGTGGCACACATGAATCATCAGCAGCCACTAATCATCATTCAACCATAAAACTGGGTTTCGTTGAGATTGGGTGATTGAGAGTCACAAAGTTTTTAGAAGTAACACTAGCTAGTATATCAAAGCTCAACCTtttgttctctttcttcttgTTGCTGTTCCAAAGAcctggagagaagagagagagcaacCACTTGGTCCAATTGGAAGTAAGGAAGAGAGGATTGAGAAAACAAAGTGAGTCAAAGGGATACCCAAAGAAATAAGATTTACTTGTGGAGTTAGGATTGTACAAGTAGTGTACGTAAAAGGAATTTACAAAGAAATACATATCATTCTTTCTTCAATCTTCGGGAAGAGATAGAGCTTATTTAGAAATACATTAGATGAAGTAGGCCTCGGTAGAAAAATCATTTTCAGGGCATATTGTGTGGCAGGGAGTGAAGAAAGAAAGTTGGCCGTTTCGTTATAGGCATAAACAGAGAAAAAGATTGAAGTAGCTAGAAACAGAGCCTAGTTTTTtttctgtcttcttcttcttgtggcTGTAGGATTTCCCAAACTCCCAAAGATTTGGATACAAGACAGAGAACCCAAAAAGGAAAGGTCCAAATCCCACAAGCCTATATAGGGATTGGGTTTTGATCAGTAGGGAAGAAGACGTGAAACTTGAGTTGTTTGGTGAGGTTTGAGTTGCTAGTTTGAAAGGGAAGATGGAAGAGTTTGTCGCTAGCAGTTGGGGAAGAGAATTTGTGGCTGGAGGTTTTGGAGGCATTGCTGGTATAATTTCAGGGCACCCACTTGATACTCTTAGAATCATGCAACAGAGTTCAAAAACTGGTACTGCTTTCAGCATTCTTCGCAATGTTGTCACCACGGAAGGCCCGACTGCCCTTTACAGAGGCATAGCTGCTCCCTTGGCCTCCATCACATTTCAggtttctatttttcacaatcttctttttccttggttttattttttatgcaaATTAATTCCATTTTTGGTGTATAAATGAGTGAGTACGTTTgctcataagtcataactcataagGTATTTGTTTATTGCAGAGTGCCATGGTTTTCCAAACATATGCCACTCTCTCTCGAGCTCTGGATCCATCGGTTTCTCCTAAAGACCCTCCTTCTTACAAAGGTGTTGCTCTAGGAGGAATTGGGGCTGGTGCTGTGCAGAGTTTGATGATCACCCCAGTAGAACTCGTAAAAATCCGTCTTCAGCTGCAAACCGAGAGCCATAAAGGCCCCATAGATGTTGCCAAAAGCATAATCAAAGCAGAAGGGGTAAAAGGAATGTATAGAGGCTTAACCATCACCATGCTAAGGGATGCACCAGCTCATGCTTTCTATTTTTGTACTTATGAGTACATGAAAGAGCAGCTTCACCCGGGATGTAGAAAAACCGGTGAAGAAAGCTTGCGAGCTACGTTAGTGGCTGGAGGACTAGCAGGAGTAGCTAGCTGGATTAGTTGTTATCCCTTGGATGTTGTAAAAACAAGATTGCAAGCTCAATCGATGCACCCTGTACCAAAATACACTGGAATTGCTGATTGCTTCAGGAGGAGTGTGAGGGAGGACGGGCATGGCGTGCTGTGGCGAGGACTAGGAACTGCGGTTTCTAGAGCGTTTCTTGTGAATGGGGCTATCTTTGCAGCTTATGAGGTTGCTATGAAGGGCCTAGGCAGCAGGGGAAGCGTGGTTCTAGCAGATAATGCAATCTTGTAGGAAAGATGGGTGTGCAAAGTGAAGGGTTCGATTGAAACCAAACAAAAGAGGTGAAGATTCAATTGCAGCCATTGtcatataaataatttattaGCAGGAGCACTGCATACAGCcaagaaaaatgtatgatagGAAATAAAATGTATGATGATTAATTACGCAGCTCTGTTTATTTTGCCCAGAATGTACATTTTCAACATGAAATGGATGATTCAGTTGTATAGTGAAAGTGGAAAACAGTAATTTCATAAGATGACTCTATTTTGGTGTTATTTGACCAGTCTTCCATTATAATATTTTtaagttattaataaaatatttttttttgtaaaaaaaatgaaacgtCTTACAGTCTAAATAAACTCAATGATCTTTTTTGTATGGAACTACTGTAAGCTGTCAAATCTTATGATTCTTTTGAACAATGCAAATCAATAGTTCAAACCGCACTCAAAAGTATGACATTATTAATTTTATAGGAACTTTTATATCAAAAACAATGTTATCTCCGATTATATCTCATATAATATGTAAATGTATCTTTTATCACTATCTTTTATGTAGTGTACAAGATAAATGTATATATGCATTTCGATCAGATTGTATTTTATAATCACAATTTTACCATATGTCTTTTTTATTTGGTCGAAAATAAAGTTTACATGTGGGCACAAAAACAATCAGCAATCACGTAGTTGATACAAATACAATTATAAGCAACTTGGATCCAAAAGACTACGGCGGGGAGGTCACTCTGCCGAACCAAAACAAAGAACAAACGTGTGATTCCAAAACTGCCAAAACAAATACCAACCCGCAAAGCAATGGGCACGTAATAATGCCAACAATTTTGTACAAAACCCAGTAagccactctctctctcaagctcTGAGTTATTAACGATAATAATTATTCTACCATGCAGAAGAATAAAACGTTTTAAAATCTAAATAAACTCTATGAAAATCTTTTTTCTATGAAACTATTGTAAGCTGTCAAGCCTTATGGTTCGTTTGAACAATGACAATCAGTAGTTCAAACAGCACTTGAAGGTATGGCATTTTCAATGTGACAGGAGTTTTTGTGAGATCTCTGATTTCACTTATCATGGGTACAAAAACAATCACATAAGTAATCAGATGGCTGATCCGTGAGGTCTCTGATACAATTATGAGCAATATGACTGATGGGGACTTGGGTCCAAGAGGTTATGGCGGTGTGGTCACCCTGCCTATAACCAAAACATGGAACAAACGTGCGATTCCTAACCTGCCAAAACAAAGGCAAATGGGCACATGCGCACATGATAATGCCAACAATTTTGTACAAAAC is a window from the Rosa chinensis cultivar Old Blush chromosome 2, RchiOBHm-V2, whole genome shotgun sequence genome containing:
- the LOC112186980 gene encoding mitochondrial arginine transporter BAC2, which produces MEEFVASSWGREFVAGGFGGIAGIISGHPLDTLRIMQQSSKTGTAFSILRNVVTTEGPTALYRGIAAPLASITFQSAMVFQTYATLSRALDPSVSPKDPPSYKGVALGGIGAGAVQSLMITPVELVKIRLQLQTESHKGPIDVAKSIIKAEGVKGMYRGLTITMLRDAPAHAFYFCTYEYMKEQLHPGCRKTGEESLRATLVAGGLAGVASWISCYPLDVVKTRLQAQSMHPVPKYTGIADCFRRSVREDGHGVLWRGLGTAVSRAFLVNGAIFAAYEVAMKGLGSRGSVVLADNAIL